The Paracoccus sediminicola genome has a segment encoding these proteins:
- a CDS encoding metal ABC transporter permease, with protein sequence MSLLLDPFTYGFMLSAMLVAALVGAVCAFLSAYLMLKGWSLIGDALSHSVVPGVAGAYLLGLPLAAGAFLSGGLAAGAMLFLSDRSGLKVDVVIGLIFTAFFGLGLFIVSINPISVNLQAITMGNLLAVTPAETRQMAIIGIVSLIVLSAKWRDLMVVFFDESHARSIGLRAGLLKFLFFVLLSACIVAAMQTVGAFLVIALVVTPGATAYLLCDRFPRLILTSVAIGAVTCFVGAYASFFLNGATGGIIVVLQTLIFLAAFIWAPKHGMLAARRRAAAALEPMP encoded by the coding sequence ATGAGCCTGCTGCTCGATCCCTTCACCTATGGCTTCATGCTCAGCGCCATGCTGGTCGCGGCACTGGTCGGCGCGGTCTGCGCGTTTCTCTCGGCCTATCTGATGCTCAAGGGCTGGTCGCTGATCGGGGATGCGCTGTCGCATTCCGTCGTGCCGGGCGTGGCGGGCGCCTATCTGCTGGGCCTCCCGCTGGCTGCCGGGGCTTTCCTGTCGGGCGGGCTGGCGGCGGGGGCGATGCTGTTCCTGTCGGATCGCTCGGGGCTGAAGGTCGACGTGGTGATCGGGCTGATCTTCACCGCGTTTTTCGGGCTTGGCCTGTTCATCGTCTCGATCAACCCGATCTCGGTCAACCTGCAAGCCATCACCATGGGCAACCTGTTGGCCGTCACCCCTGCCGAGACCCGGCAAATGGCCATCATCGGCATCGTCTCGCTGATCGTGCTGAGCGCGAAATGGCGGGACCTGATGGTGGTGTTCTTCGACGAAAGCCATGCACGTTCCATCGGGCTGCGCGCCGGGCTGCTGAAATTCCTATTCTTCGTGCTGCTCTCGGCCTGTATCGTGGCGGCGATGCAGACGGTCGGCGCATTTCTGGTCATCGCGCTTGTGGTGACGCCGGGCGCCACCGCCTATCTGCTCTGCGACCGTTTTCCCCGGCTGATCCTGACTTCGGTCGCCATCGGCGCCGTGACCTGTTTCGTCGGCGCCTATGCGAGCTTTTTCCTGAACGGAGCCACCGGCGGCATCATCGTCGTGCTGCAAACGCTGATCTTCCTTGCCGCCTTCATCTGGGCGCCGAAACACGGGATGCTGGCCGCCCGCCGCCGCGCCGCCGCCGCGCTGGAGCCGATGCCATGA
- a CDS encoding metal ABC transporter permease, with product MIETLLHPFAFPFMNKAFLICLLVAPPTALLSCFLVLKGWALMGDAVSHAVLPGIVLAYLLGLPLILGAFAAGMVTSLATGYLAENSRVKQDTVMGVVFSGMFGLGIVMVVTVRSNIDLDHILFGNMLGIGAADLINAGWISALVCAALLLKWKDLMLHAFDPAQARASGLPVGLLHYGLLTILSLSIVATLSATGLILAVGLLIAPGAIAFLVTRSFGQMLAVSVAVNVAGMLLGTYASFYFDSAPAATIVLVLTAIFIAAFLRRIALNKRRAATV from the coding sequence ATGATCGAGACCCTGCTGCATCCTTTCGCCTTTCCCTTCATGAACAAGGCGTTCCTGATCTGCCTGCTGGTCGCCCCGCCCACCGCGTTGCTGAGCTGTTTTCTGGTGCTGAAAGGCTGGGCGCTGATGGGCGATGCGGTCAGCCATGCCGTGCTGCCCGGTATCGTGTTGGCCTATCTGCTGGGTCTGCCGCTGATCCTCGGTGCCTTCGCGGCGGGCATGGTGACCTCGCTGGCCACCGGTTATCTGGCCGAGAACAGCCGCGTGAAGCAGGACACGGTGATGGGTGTGGTGTTTTCGGGGATGTTCGGGCTGGGCATCGTCATGGTGGTGACGGTGCGCAGCAATATCGACCTCGATCATATCCTGTTCGGCAATATGCTGGGCATCGGCGCCGCCGATCTGATCAATGCGGGCTGGATCTCTGCGCTGGTCTGCGCCGCGCTGCTGCTGAAATGGAAAGACCTGATGCTGCATGCTTTCGATCCGGCGCAGGCGCGGGCCTCCGGCCTGCCGGTGGGGCTTTTGCATTACGGGCTGCTGACCATCCTGTCGCTGAGCATCGTCGCCACGCTCAGCGCGACCGGGCTGATCCTCGCCGTCGGCCTGCTGATCGCGCCCGGCGCCATCGCCTTTCTGGTCACCCGCAGCTTCGGGCAGATGCTGGCGGTGTCGGTCGCGGTGAATGTCGCGGGGATGCTGCTTGGCACCTATGCCAGCTTCTATTTCGACAGCGCCCCGGCGGCGACCATCGTGCTGGTCCTGACCGCGATCTTTATCGCCGCCTTCCTGCGCCGCATCGCGCTGAACAAGCGCCGCGCCGCCACGGTTTGA
- a CDS encoding alpha/beta fold hydrolase, protein MSADTVPVLVLHGGAMNIQSSFGDLIPALSGDRAVIGVEQQGHGHTPIHEGPFTLETMRSDTLAVLDALEMERAHVIGFSMGGMLGLELAVNAPERVASLTAISASQNGGGMLPDLVEMNRDPTHQPSPEVAALLPSEEEFARMASDMAEMNPGGAAAFDQMMAKTGALVASDWGWTDEEFAAIPAPEQILLGDNDFVRLDHALHMRQAIPEAWLAVLPETTHMNILAQPELPILLKRRISSAEWP, encoded by the coding sequence TTGTCTGCGGATACGGTTCCGGTGCTGGTCCTGCATGGCGGGGCGATGAATATCCAGTCCAGCTTCGGCGATCTGATCCCGGCCTTGTCCGGGGACCGCGCCGTGATCGGGGTAGAGCAGCAGGGGCACGGCCACACCCCGATCCATGAAGGACCATTCACGCTGGAGACGATGCGCAGCGACACGCTCGCCGTTCTCGACGCGCTGGAGATGGAACGTGCGCATGTGATCGGATTCTCAATGGGCGGAATGCTGGGGCTGGAACTGGCGGTAAATGCGCCGGAGCGTGTTGCCTCGCTGACGGCGATTTCGGCCAGCCAGAATGGCGGTGGCATGTTGCCCGATCTGGTCGAGATGAACCGCGATCCCACGCATCAACCATCGCCCGAGGTCGCAGCGCTGCTGCCCAGCGAGGAGGAATTCGCGCGGATGGCCTCCGATATGGCCGAGATGAACCCCGGCGGTGCCGCGGCGTTTGATCAGATGATGGCCAAGACCGGAGCCCTCGTCGCCTCTGACTGGGGGTGGACAGATGAGGAGTTTGCCGCGATCCCGGCGCCGGAGCAGATCCTGCTGGGCGACAACGATTTCGTGAGGCTGGATCATGCGCTTCATATGCGGCAAGCGATCCCGGAGGCGTGGCTGGCCGTGCTGCCCGAGACGACCCACATGAACATTTTGGCGCAGCCGGAGCTGCCGATTCTGTTGAAACGGCGGATCTCGTCCGCAGAATGGCCTTGA
- a CDS encoding YybH family protein encodes MEQSHAEIEALLHAQSRDHAAGDAAAVMSAYRSDAVLFDLPPPLQVKADADGLQEWIDGWDSPPTISYHGLSISVSGKMAMAWGFVHTKFRRNGEDGGFWTRATWSFRREARGWKIVHHHNSVPFYMDDSQRAALDLEPGSGKAQIY; translated from the coding sequence ATGGAACAGTCCCATGCAGAGATAGAGGCACTTTTGCACGCCCAGTCACGGGATCATGCAGCAGGCGATGCGGCTGCGGTGATGAGCGCCTATCGCAGCGATGCCGTGCTGTTCGACCTTCCGCCGCCTTTGCAGGTCAAGGCCGATGCGGATGGCTTGCAGGAATGGATCGACGGCTGGGACAGCCCGCCGACGATCAGCTATCACGGTCTTAGCATCTCCGTTTCGGGTAAGATGGCGATGGCCTGGGGCTTCGTGCATACGAAATTTCGCCGAAATGGCGAGGACGGCGGATTCTGGACCCGAGCCACCTGGAGCTTCCGGCGGGAGGCACGCGGCTGGAAGATCGTCCATCACCACAACTCGGTCCCGTTCTACATGGATGACAGCCAGCGTGCGGCGCTGGATCTGGAGCCCGGCAGCGGCAAAGCGCAGATATATTGA
- a CDS encoding VOC family protein, which produces MSFHGNPCWYELTTSRGKLNDAGAFYARVLGWDVVDSGMEGFAYHLGKMGDAMVAGLMEMPEDVCDMPPMWMIYFAVDDCDAFCKDAVSQGATVHREPADIPGTGRFAILADPQGAGFGVLTPDMSEMPADTVAKIEAGEIASPFDQNRAGHGNWNELMSADPEAGFAFYAGLLGWEKGEAMDMGEMGTYQLFRRKGADIGAIMGLGNAPVPSWLPYFGVNGSVAAKVEDIASAGGTVLHGPVEVPGPAWIAVAQDPQGAGFAVVGPEA; this is translated from the coding sequence ATGAGCTTTCACGGAAATCCCTGCTGGTATGAGCTGACCACCAGTCGGGGCAAGCTGAACGATGCCGGGGCGTTCTATGCGCGCGTCCTCGGCTGGGACGTGGTCGATTCGGGGATGGAGGGGTTTGCCTATCATCTCGGGAAGATGGGCGACGCGATGGTGGCCGGGCTGATGGAGATGCCCGAGGATGTCTGCGACATGCCGCCGATGTGGATGATCTATTTCGCCGTCGATGATTGCGATGCGTTCTGCAAGGACGCCGTTTCGCAGGGCGCGACGGTGCATCGCGAACCGGCGGATATTCCGGGCACGGGCCGGTTTGCCATCCTCGCCGATCCGCAGGGGGCGGGGTTCGGTGTGCTGACGCCCGATATGAGCGAGATGCCCGCCGACACGGTGGCGAAGATCGAGGCGGGCGAGATCGCGAGCCCGTTCGACCAGAACAGGGCCGGGCATGGCAACTGGAACGAGCTGATGAGCGCTGACCCCGAAGCCGGTTTCGCCTTCTACGCCGGGCTGCTCGGCTGGGAGAAGGGCGAGGCGATGGATATGGGCGAGATGGGCACATATCAGCTTTTCCGCCGGAAGGGTGCGGATATCGGCGCGATCATGGGGCTGGGCAATGCGCCGGTGCCGTCATGGCTGCCCTATTTCGGGGTGAATGGCAGCGTGGCGGCGAAGGTGGAGGACATCGCGTCGGCGGGCGGCACGGTGCTGCACGGGCCGGTCGAGGTGCCGGGGCCGGCCTGGATCGCGGTAGCGCAGGATCCGCAAGGGGCGGGTTTCGCCGTGGTCGGGCCGGAGGCGTAA
- a CDS encoding DUF1428 domain-containing protein, which yields MTFINGMIAAVPTKDREAYMAHVQKAWPIFRDLGATRMVEGWGVDVQKGKVTDLLSAVQAKPDETVAYSWIEWPDRATADAAWAKMMSGEAGQEMGEMPFDGSRMIFGGFEPIYEQGSLDGAGYVQGFLAAVPEANREAYVKMADDAWPMFERLGCVANVENWGVDVPRGEKTDMYRATKAEDGEAVIFSWNAWPDRATCDAAAEQMMEEMKDFDASDMPFDGMRMMWGGFEKIFDSAEAG from the coding sequence ATGACTTTTATCAATGGAATGATTGCGGCGGTGCCGACGAAAGACCGTGAAGCCTATATGGCGCATGTGCAGAAGGCATGGCCGATCTTTCGCGATCTGGGCGCGACCCGCATGGTCGAGGGCTGGGGCGTCGATGTGCAGAAGGGCAAGGTCACCGATCTGCTGAGCGCGGTGCAGGCGAAGCCGGACGAAACCGTCGCCTATAGCTGGATCGAATGGCCCGACCGCGCCACTGCTGACGCCGCCTGGGCAAAGATGATGTCGGGTGAGGCCGGTCAGGAGATGGGCGAGATGCCTTTTGACGGCAGCCGGATGATTTTCGGCGGGTTCGAGCCGATCTATGAACAGGGCAGCCTTGACGGGGCCGGCTATGTGCAGGGTTTCCTCGCAGCCGTGCCCGAGGCGAACCGCGAGGCTTACGTGAAGATGGCCGATGACGCCTGGCCGATGTTCGAACGGCTGGGCTGCGTGGCCAATGTCGAGAATTGGGGCGTGGACGTGCCGCGCGGTGAAAAGACCGACATGTATCGCGCCACGAAGGCCGAGGATGGCGAGGCGGTCATCTTTTCCTGGAACGCCTGGCCCGACCGCGCCACCTGCGACGCGGCCGCCGAACAGATGATGGAGGAGATGAAGGATTTCGATGCCTCCGACATGCCCTTTGACGGGATGCGCATGATGTGGGGCGGGTTCGAGAAGATCTTCGACAGCGCAGAGGCCGGCTGA
- a CDS encoding winged helix-turn-helix transcriptional regulator — protein sequence MTEHGKSPRLRYDDGCLAAHALNLIGDRWALLVVRELMFAPKRFQMVRAGLSGITASVLTGRLGQLREAGVIAHDERLGLYSLTPMGRGLLPVLEALCEWALITPGHDPRRFISPSALMISMGVNLRRDRPPGTELRGGFDFGSEAFEARISDSGLRVDAVQQPNAPFILTGTGNALAFTVYGQTPLSEMISQGTAQASGDLIAAQLFIDLFSIARDPARIG from the coding sequence ATGACTGAACACGGCAAATCACCGCGCCTCCGCTATGACGATGGCTGCCTCGCCGCCCACGCGCTGAACCTGATCGGGGATCGCTGGGCATTGCTGGTGGTCCGTGAGCTGATGTTCGCCCCCAAGCGCTTCCAGATGGTTCGCGCCGGGCTGTCAGGGATCACCGCCAGCGTGCTGACAGGACGGCTCGGCCAGCTGCGCGAGGCAGGGGTCATCGCCCATGACGAGCGGCTTGGCCTCTACAGCCTGACCCCGATGGGGCGCGGCCTTCTTCCGGTGCTCGAGGCGCTGTGCGAATGGGCGCTGATCACCCCCGGTCATGATCCGCGCCGCTTCATCTCGCCCTCGGCGCTGATGATCTCGATGGGGGTCAATCTGCGCCGCGACCGCCCGCCCGGGACCGAACTGCGCGGCGGCTTCGATTTCGGCAGCGAGGCGTTCGAGGCGCGGATCTCTGACAGCGGGCTGCGCGTTGATGCGGTGCAGCAGCCCAATGCGCCTTTCATCCTTACAGGGACCGGAAATGCGCTGGCCTTCACCGTCTATGGCCAGACGCCGCTGTCCGAAATGATCTCGCAAGGCACGGCGCAGGCGAGCGGCGATCTGATCGCCGCGCAACTCTTTATCGACCTGTTCAGCATCGCGCGTGACCCGGCGCGGATCGGTTGA
- a CDS encoding PRC-barrel domain-containing protein gives MKNLYLTSAMILALGGAAVAQTTTEEAPADDMTPAATSAEAAASDPGEAMQTGLLRAEALDGADIYTVDVTGATTWDDSMAYQAVDADWEKIGEVEDLVLDVNGDIVGAIAEVGGFLGLGEKEVMLDPSEVSIVMTEDQIAVVSALSQEELEQREEVAEEIRDED, from the coding sequence ATGAAAAATCTTTATCTGACTTCCGCGATGATTCTTGCGCTCGGCGGGGCTGCTGTCGCTCAGACAACGACCGAAGAAGCGCCTGCGGACGACATGACCCCGGCTGCCACCTCGGCGGAGGCTGCCGCCAGCGATCCCGGCGAGGCGATGCAGACCGGACTGCTGCGGGCCGAGGCGCTTGACGGGGCGGATATCTACACCGTGGACGTGACCGGCGCGACCACCTGGGACGACTCGATGGCCTATCAGGCCGTTGATGCCGATTGGGAAAAGATCGGTGAGGTCGAAGACCTCGTCCTGGACGTGAACGGCGACATCGTCGGCGCCATCGCAGAAGTTGGCGGCTTCCTCGGCCTCGGCGAGAAAGAAGTCATGCTGGACCCCTCCGAGGTCTCCATCGTGATGACCGAAGACCAGATCGCCGTCGTCTCGGCGCTGAGCCAGGAAGAGCTGGAGCAGCGCGAGGAAGTGGCCGAAGAGATCCGCGACGAGGACTGA
- a CDS encoding type III PLP-dependent enzyme: MTKADTVWDNPAEIIRNTQPENPVMAFAPSVLQDTARRFLDGFPGLVTYAVKSNPEESVIENLVQAGISGFDVASPAEIDLIGRLAPDAARHYHNPVRARAEIAHAVQAGVRAWSVDSSSELDKLIEMVPSENCEISPRFKLPVAGAIYDFGSKFGASPEHAAELLARVAKAGFIPSLTFHPGTQCTDPGAWEHYIRTARDICEMAGVTARRLNVGGGFPSHRVNGVEPALEDIFTLISDTTAEAFGADAPHLVCEPGRGICADAFSLITRVKAVRDGGHVFLNDGVYGGLAELPIVGNIDRIQLLAADGTPRGGDETGRVIFGPTCDSVDRLPGELTLPGDVAEGDYLIFHGAGAYSVVTNTRFNGFGEMARATVRNLG, translated from the coding sequence ATGACGAAAGCCGATACCGTCTGGGACAACCCCGCCGAAATCATCCGCAACACGCAGCCCGAAAACCCGGTCATGGCCTTCGCGCCAAGCGTGTTGCAGGACACGGCGCGGCGGTTTCTCGACGGCTTCCCCGGGCTGGTCACCTATGCGGTGAAATCCAATCCCGAAGAGAGCGTCATCGAAAATCTCGTGCAGGCCGGGATCAGCGGCTTCGACGTGGCCTCACCGGCTGAAATCGACCTGATCGGCCGCCTCGCCCCCGATGCGGCGCGGCATTACCACAACCCGGTCCGCGCCCGGGCCGAGATTGCCCATGCAGTTCAGGCCGGCGTCAGGGCGTGGTCGGTGGACAGCAGTTCCGAACTCGACAAGCTGATCGAGATGGTGCCCTCCGAGAATTGCGAGATCTCGCCGCGCTTCAAGCTGCCGGTGGCGGGCGCGATCTATGATTTCGGATCGAAATTCGGCGCCTCGCCCGAACACGCAGCCGAGCTTCTGGCGCGGGTGGCGAAGGCAGGTTTCATCCCCTCGCTCACCTTCCATCCCGGCACGCAATGCACCGATCCCGGCGCGTGGGAACATTACATCCGCACCGCCCGCGACATATGCGAGATGGCCGGGGTGACGGCGCGGCGGCTGAATGTCGGAGGCGGCTTCCCCTCGCATCGGGTCAACGGGGTCGAGCCCGCGCTCGAAGACATCTTCACCCTCATCTCCGACACCACCGCCGAGGCGTTCGGCGCCGATGCGCCCCATCTCGTCTGCGAACCGGGGCGCGGCATCTGCGCCGATGCGTTCTCGCTGATTACCCGCGTCAAGGCGGTCCGCGATGGCGGGCATGTGTTCCTGAATGACGGGGTCTATGGCGGGCTGGCCGAATTGCCCATCGTCGGCAATATCGACCGGATCCAGCTTCTCGCCGCCGACGGCACCCCGCGCGGCGGCGATGAGACCGGGCGGGTCATTTTCGGCCCGACCTGCGACTCCGTCGACCGGCTTCCCGGCGAGCTGACCCTTCCCGGCGACGTGGCCGAGGGCGACTATCTGATTTTCCACGGCGCCGGCGCCTATTCGGTTGTGACCAATACCCGCTTCAACGGCTTCGGAGAGATGGCCCGCGCCACGGTCCGCAACCTCGGTTGA
- a CDS encoding DUF2235 domain-containing protein → MDRPPVTHIVLIDGTFASLMEGRHSNIGNIYRMLRPMRGASLRVRYAAGQQLEAWGSLLGIAMGHGMGARIRDSYGWLASGYRPGDRIFLLGYSRGAFAVRSLAAMIGRVGLLRHDAATSRNIRSVWRMYRDGGDGGLRADFRSRFCHDTAPIEMVGVFDTVMALGIRLPLFWMLTEPRFRFHDQHLGHDVRRGVQALALNENRAAYRPILWNSAEHPPGAITQMWFRGFHSDIGGQLWRNDAARPLANIPLVWMLEQAEEAGMPLPEGWRCWFRRDADAPPVGNWRGWGKAFLARGPRVAGLDESEALHVSVARPYDGPAVLAGHLAPLAEDVGGRRAKRRDRYLRRAGQTHH, encoded by the coding sequence ATGGATCGCCCACCCGTCACCCATATCGTGCTGATCGACGGCACTTTCGCCTCTCTGATGGAAGGCCGACACTCGAATATCGGAAATATTTACAGGATGTTGCGACCCATGCGCGGTGCCTCCCTCCGGGTGCGCTACGCCGCCGGGCAACAGCTCGAAGCGTGGGGCAGCTTGCTGGGAATCGCCATGGGTCACGGCATGGGCGCGCGCATCCGCGACAGCTATGGCTGGCTCGCTTCGGGCTACCGGCCCGGCGACCGGATCTTCCTGCTCGGCTATTCGCGCGGTGCCTTCGCCGTCCGCTCCCTCGCCGCAATGATCGGCCGAGTCGGGCTCCTCCGCCATGACGCAGCCACGTCGCGCAATATACGCTCGGTCTGGCGCATGTATCGCGACGGGGGCGACGGTGGTCTGCGCGCCGATTTCCGCAGCCGCTTCTGCCATGATACGGCCCCGATCGAGATGGTCGGGGTTTTCGACACAGTCATGGCGCTGGGCATCCGTCTGCCGCTGTTCTGGATGCTGACCGAACCGCGCTTCCGCTTTCACGACCAGCATCTCGGCCATGATGTGCGCCGCGGCGTGCAGGCGCTGGCGCTGAACGAAAATCGTGCCGCCTATCGGCCGATCCTGTGGAACAGCGCCGAGCATCCGCCGGGCGCCATCACACAGATGTGGTTCCGCGGCTTCCATTCCGATATCGGCGGCCAGCTCTGGCGGAACGATGCCGCGCGTCCGCTGGCCAATATCCCTCTGGTCTGGATGCTGGAACAGGCGGAAGAGGCGGGGATGCCACTGCCCGAAGGCTGGCGTTGCTGGTTCCGCCGCGACGCCGACGCGCCGCCGGTCGGCAATTGGCGTGGCTGGGGCAAGGCCTTCCTGGCCCGCGGTCCCCGTGTGGCAGGGCTGGATGAAAGCGAGGCGCTGCATGTCTCGGTCGCGCGCCCCTATGACGGTCCGGCGGTGCTGGCAGGCCATCTCGCGCCGCTGGCCGAAGATGTCGGGGGCCGCCGCGCCAAGCGACGCGACCGCTACCTGCGCCGCGCCGGACAAACCCATCACTGA
- the metF gene encoding methylenetetrahydrofolate reductase [NAD(P)H] gives MNTPAVSFEFFPPRNLDASFRLWDTARALSPLHPDFVSVTYGAGGTTRKLTHEAVTALSNHYGLNVAAHLTCVDASRAETMEIVDAYAESGVREIVALRGDAPKGQQRWEAHPDGFASSVELIEAIAARGDMTIRAGAYPEPHPDSGGSNAADVSFLKRKIEAGASSAITQFFFDAETFFRFRDACAAAGIDAPVLPGILPIQSWKGARKFAESCGTSVPDWAVEAFEEAGPEGEQALAEELCVKLCRDLLDDGVGHLHFYTLNKPDLTLAVCRELGVTANGLAA, from the coding sequence ATGAATACGCCCGCTGTCAGTTTCGAGTTCTTTCCTCCGCGCAATCTGGATGCCTCCTTCCGGCTGTGGGACACGGCGCGCGCCCTGTCGCCGCTGCATCCGGATTTCGTGTCGGTGACCTATGGCGCGGGCGGGACAACGCGCAAGCTGACCCATGAGGCGGTGACGGCGCTGTCGAACCATTACGGGCTGAATGTCGCGGCGCATCTGACCTGCGTCGATGCCAGCCGCGCCGAAACGATGGAGATCGTGGATGCCTATGCCGAGTCCGGCGTGCGGGAAATCGTGGCGCTGCGCGGCGATGCCCCAAAGGGGCAGCAGCGATGGGAGGCGCATCCCGATGGTTTCGCGTCGTCTGTCGAACTGATCGAGGCGATCGCTGCGCGCGGCGACATGACCATTCGCGCCGGCGCCTATCCCGAGCCGCATCCGGATTCCGGCGGCTCCAACGCGGCCGATGTGTCCTTCCTCAAGCGCAAGATCGAGGCGGGCGCGTCTTCGGCAATCACCCAGTTCTTTTTCGACGCCGAAACGTTCTTCCGTTTTCGCGATGCCTGCGCCGCCGCAGGAATCGACGCGCCGGTGCTGCCCGGTATCCTGCCGATCCAGAGCTGGAAGGGCGCACGCAAATTCGCCGAGAGCTGCGGCACCTCGGTGCCGGATTGGGCGGTCGAGGCGTTCGAAGAAGCCGGGCCCGAGGGCGAGCAGGCCCTGGCCGAGGAGCTTTGCGTCAAGCTCTGCCGCGATCTGCTTGATGATGGCGTCGGGCATCTGCATTTCTACACGCTGAACAAGCCCGACCTGACGCTCGCCGTCTGCCGCGAACTGGGTGTCACGGCGAACGGCCTCGCCGCCTGA
- a CDS encoding LysR family transcriptional regulator: MHLELRHLRTVRAIHEQGGLARAAEMLNITQSALSHQVKALEDQVGVELFVRRARPMRLSAAGMRLLRLAEQVIPLIEAAEAELRGVEAGRVGQLHIALECHACFDWLLPVLDQFRRTFPEVDLDIRQRLAFAALPALQREEVDLVVSMDPEDLAGIRFEGLFDYAPTLVVSAGHSLVAKGFATPGDLADESLIVYPMDRERLDVFSQFLSPAGVEPREIRQVELTDVALMLVAAGRGVAVMPDWVLRRHAGNPELAFLRLGPEGMRRRVYAAAREGDLAQPYMQHFLRLARTEGVRVKRPLT, translated from the coding sequence ATGCATCTAGAGCTGCGCCATCTTCGCACCGTCCGCGCCATCCATGAACAGGGCGGGCTCGCCCGCGCGGCTGAAATGCTGAACATCACCCAGTCGGCGCTGTCCCATCAGGTCAAGGCGCTGGAGGATCAGGTCGGGGTCGAGTTGTTCGTGCGCCGCGCGCGTCCGATGCGGCTTTCGGCGGCGGGAATGCGGCTCTTGCGGCTGGCAGAGCAGGTTATCCCGCTGATCGAGGCTGCCGAGGCCGAGCTGCGCGGGGTGGAGGCGGGCCGGGTGGGCCAGTTGCATATCGCCCTGGAATGCCATGCTTGTTTCGACTGGCTTCTGCCGGTGCTCGACCAGTTTCGCCGGACATTCCCCGAGGTCGATCTGGATATTCGCCAGCGCCTCGCCTTTGCCGCGCTGCCCGCTCTCCAGCGGGAAGAGGTGGATCTGGTCGTCTCGATGGACCCCGAGGATCTGGCGGGGATCCGGTTCGAGGGGCTGTTCGACTATGCGCCGACGCTGGTTGTTTCCGCCGGGCATTCGCTGGTCGCAAAAGGCTTTGCCACGCCCGGGGATCTCGCCGATGAAAGCCTGATCGTCTATCCGATGGACCGCGAACGGCTGGATGTGTTTTCGCAATTCCTCTCTCCCGCCGGGGTCGAGCCGCGCGAGATACGGCAGGTGGAGCTGACCGATGTGGCGCTGATGCTGGTCGCGGCGGGGCGCGGTGTCGCGGTGATGCCCGACTGGGTGTTGCGCCGCCATGCCGGCAACCCCGAGCTGGCGTTTCTGCGGCTCGGCCCCGAGGGGATGCGGCGGCGGGTCTATGCGGCGGCGCGCGAGGGCGATCTCGCGCAGCCCTATATGCAGCATTTCCTGCGCCTCGCCCGGACAGAGGGGGTGCGGGTCAAGCGGCCGCTGACCTGA
- a CDS encoding inositol monophosphatase family protein, protein MPSANMNVMIKAARKAGRGLVKDFREVENLQVSVKGAGDFVSRADREAEKIIKEELRGARPNYGWVGEESPAEAGEDPTRRWIVDPLDGTTNFLHGLPHWAVSIALEHKGEIVAAVVFDAAKDELYTAEKGGGAWMNGQRLRVSGRRQMIESIFATGVPFGGRGTLPATLKDLARLMPLTAGVRRFGAASLDLAYVAAGRFDGYWERGVQPWDVAAGILLVKEAGGFVEAIRGEGPVVDAGNIVCANAQLFSQFAEIVRSRD, encoded by the coding sequence ATGCCGAGCGCCAATATGAACGTGATGATCAAGGCTGCCCGCAAGGCGGGGCGCGGCCTGGTCAAGGATTTCCGCGAGGTCGAAAATCTCCAGGTCAGCGTGAAGGGTGCAGGCGATTTCGTCAGCCGCGCCGACCGCGAGGCCGAAAAGATCATCAAGGAAGAGCTGCGCGGCGCGCGTCCAAATTACGGCTGGGTCGGCGAGGAAAGCCCGGCCGAGGCGGGTGAGGACCCGACCCGCCGCTGGATCGTCGATCCGCTGGACGGGACCACGAATTTCCTGCACGGCCTGCCGCATTGGGCGGTCTCGATCGCGCTGGAACATAAGGGAGAGATCGTTGCCGCGGTGGTGTTCGATGCCGCCAAGGATGAGCTGTACACGGCCGAAAAGGGTGGTGGCGCCTGGATGAACGGCCAGCGCCTGCGCGTGTCGGGAAGGCGGCAGATGATCGAATCGATCTTCGCCACCGGTGTTCCCTTCGGCGGGCGCGGCACGCTGCCCGCGACGCTGAAGGATCTGGCCCGGCTGATGCCGCTGACCGCCGGGGTGCGGCGCTTTGGCGCGGCCTCGCTGGATCTGGCCTATGTCGCGGCGGGCCGGTTCGACGGCTATTGGGAGCGCGGCGTGCAGCCCTGGGACGTGGCGGCGGGCATCCTGCTGGTCAAGGAAGCCGGCGGTTTCGTCGAGGCGATCCGTGGCGAGGGTCCGGTGGTCGATGCGGGGAATATCGTATGCGCCAACGCTCAGCTCTTCAGCCAGTTCGCCGAGATCGTGCGGAGCCGGGACTGA